In a genomic window of Echeneis naucrates chromosome 4, fEcheNa1.1, whole genome shotgun sequence:
- the gng12b gene encoding guanine nucleotide-binding protein G(I)/G(S)/G(O) subunit gamma-12 isoform X2, with amino-acid sequence MSNNIIHIAQARRTVQQLRIEASIKRIKVSKASSDLMRYCGEHAKNDPLLMGIPASENPFKDKKPCTVL; translated from the exons ATGTCAAATAACATCATACA CATAGCTCAGGCCAGGCGGACGGTGCAGCAGCTGAGGATAGAGGCGAGCATCAAGAGGATAAAG GTGTCCAAGGCTTCATCTGACTTAATGCGTTATTGTGGGGAACATGCCAAAAATGACCCACTGCTCATGGGTATCCCCGCGTCAGAAAACCCTTTCAAGGACAAGAAACCTTGTACTGTTTTGTAG
- the gng12b gene encoding guanine nucleotide-binding protein G(I)/G(S)/G(O) subunit gamma-12 isoform X1, with protein sequence MPSSSSIAQARRTVQQLRIEASIKRIKVSKASSDLMRYCGEHAKNDPLLMGIPASENPFKDKKPCTVL encoded by the exons ATGCCGAGCTCCAGCAGCATAGCTCAGGCCAGGCGGACGGTGCAGCAGCTGAGGATAGAGGCGAGCATCAAGAGGATAAAG GTGTCCAAGGCTTCATCTGACTTAATGCGTTATTGTGGGGAACATGCCAAAAATGACCCACTGCTCATGGGTATCCCCGCGTCAGAAAACCCTTTCAAGGACAAGAAACCTTGTACTGTTTTGTAG
- the gadd45ab gene encoding growth arrest and DNA-damage-inducible, alpha, b isoform X1, translating into MCNMTFEESSGDNSSERMESVAKALEEVLSTALPQGCITVGVYEAAKSLNADPDNVVLCLLATDDEEDVALQIHFTLIQAFCCENDINILRVSNMRRLAEILGGGKPGGEPMDLHCVLVTNPQSSLWKDPALNKVNRFCRDSRCLDQWVPVINLPDR; encoded by the exons ATGTGCAATATGACTTTTGAAGAAAGCAGTGGCGACAATTCTTCAGAAAG GATGGAATCGGTGGCTAAAGCATTAGAGGAAGTCCTGAGCACCGCATTGCCTCAAGGTTGCATTACTGTCGGAGTCTATGAGGCAGCCAAGTCACTAAATGC GGATCCAGACAATGTGGTGTTATGTCTGCTGGCCACGGACGATGAAGAGGATGTGGCTCTCCAGATTCATTTCACCTTAATCCAGGCTTTTTGCTGTGAGAATGACATCAACATCCTGCGGGTCAGCAACATGAGGCGTCTGGCAGAAATACTTGGTGGAGGGAAACCTGGAGGGGAGCCCATGGACCTGCATTGTGTTCTAGTTACT AATCCCCAGTCGTCACTGTGGAAGGATCCCGCGCTCAACAAAGTGAACAGATTCTGCAGAGACAGTCGCTGTCTGGATCAATGGGTGCCTGTCATCAACCTGCCCGACCGATGA
- the gadd45ab gene encoding growth arrest and DNA-damage-inducible, alpha, b isoform X2, with protein sequence MCNMTFEESSGDNSSERDPDNVVLCLLATDDEEDVALQIHFTLIQAFCCENDINILRVSNMRRLAEILGGGKPGGEPMDLHCVLVTNPQSSLWKDPALNKVNRFCRDSRCLDQWVPVINLPDR encoded by the exons ATGTGCAATATGACTTTTGAAGAAAGCAGTGGCGACAATTCTTCAGAAAG GGATCCAGACAATGTGGTGTTATGTCTGCTGGCCACGGACGATGAAGAGGATGTGGCTCTCCAGATTCATTTCACCTTAATCCAGGCTTTTTGCTGTGAGAATGACATCAACATCCTGCGGGTCAGCAACATGAGGCGTCTGGCAGAAATACTTGGTGGAGGGAAACCTGGAGGGGAGCCCATGGACCTGCATTGTGTTCTAGTTACT AATCCCCAGTCGTCACTGTGGAAGGATCCCGCGCTCAACAAAGTGAACAGATTCTGCAGAGACAGTCGCTGTCTGGATCAATGGGTGCCTGTCATCAACCTGCCCGACCGATGA
- the sec16b gene encoding protein transport protein Sec16B, protein MDHRGQHFPDSGRQSQRTKNREDYSRYFHQDRDQSYPSPDPRERDRHWAHPDPHYGANFTSSPARMERYPYNYHQYSYGYGRPDQQRPQSRHGYDYPPHSHWDYRDSYGYYDQDYYRGQYGQQDPGQWNPQDPWRTDYHERQYRPEHPGSFHSEENRDDQGKDISQPYLSDFEEIPSRENEEVSSYHLGTLESSKISGLSSSSFELSQYINGDEHREPVPQPGAGHGAGLQTSAPLKYSVPHVVVSFGPAGQLIRVTPGFSIQKNISQLEIHSLEAILSETQEQQEMRDFPGPLTREDLHKVDAIEFAHQKAGICMRDSKLHDKSSGALLWNLLILLCRQNGQIVGSDIAELLMQSSHPNGSWESEAPTLIDFSEGTTAEAPPQKGEDLLTGNCSSFSSETSQKALQSYTQLLLAGRKKEALESAMSSGLWGHALFLASKMDSRSYTTVLSRFTGQLTASDPLQTLFQLLSGRIPTVATCCGNEKSGDWRPHLAVMLSNETGDPAVHQKAIITMGDTLASKGLIHAAHMCYLTAGVPFGLFTQKADRLVLLGSSHRQSFKDFATNSAIQCTELYEYCQTIGSKCFLISAFQVYKFLYACRLLDCGLASQAFHYCEVVGQAIVRQKEPFFVLTTEVIKLADRLRHSEGQFSEAGVSGAGQEPDWLKQLRARHHSFQMGNYDCTETDQPAPASASSGFDDRSCDIQSPEPELLYYGGIDDQENILHETERTTEQMTALSCDDGGAQDWLRSNPPIPATVVYAPSVPTAAQSQDLSYHNTDSVQVRSPTLHCPLSDLPSVAEEAASSSGTVMVVGGAGANPSSHWTAGQILGADIGQGGQDQQTVPPNVESSEQMNDSPKQSTKAGWFSGWFASKPKALQKESSEQRGPPQTAVPPTAGSQQPSSSGINPFSRKAGQQLG, encoded by the exons ATGGATCACAGAGGTCAACACTTTCCTGACTCTGGCCGCCAGTCCCAGAGAACTAAGAACAGAGAGGACTACAGCAGGTATTTTCATCAGGACAGGGATCAGAGCTATCCATCACCGGACcccagagagagggacagacacTGGGCTCATCCTGATCCTCACTATGGGGCTAACTTCACCAGTTCTCCTGCCAGAATGGAGCGGTATCCTTACAACTACCACCAGTATTCTTATGGCTATGGGAGACCAGATCAACAAAGACCCCAGTCCAG GCATGGGTATGATTATCCACCCCACAGCCACTGGGATTACAGAGACAGCTATGGATATTATGACCAGGACTACTATAGAGGACAGTATGGGCAACAAG ATCCAGGCCAGTGGAATCCCCAAGACCCCTGGAGAACAGATTATCATGAAAGACAATACAGGCCAGAGCATCCAGGGAGTTTCCACTCAGAGGAGAACAG GGACGACCAAGGGAAAGACATCTCCCAGCCTTACCTCAGCGACTTTGAGGAAATCCCTTCCCGGGAGAATGAAGAGGTTTCCTCTTACCACCTAGGGACATTAGAAAGTTCCAAAATCTCAGGGTTATCATCCAGCAGCTTTGAACTAAGTCAGTATATTAATGGAGACGAACACAGGGAACCTGTCCCGCAGCCCGGTGCAG GTCATGGAGCTGGCCTTCAGACGTCAGCTCCTCTGAAATACTCAGTCCCTCATGTGGTAGTCAGCTTCGGACCTGCAGGCCAGCTGATCAGGGTGACTCCAGGCTTTTCCATACAGAAGAACATCAGCCAGCTGGAAATCCACAGTTTAGAG GCCATTCTGAGTGAGACACAGGAACAACAAGAAATGAGGGACTTTCCAGGTCCTCTAACTAG GGAAGATTTACATAAAGTAGATGCTATTGAGTTTGCACACCAGAAGGCAGGCATCTGCATGAGAGATAGCAAGCTGCACGACAAGAGCTCTGGCGCCCTCTTGTGGAATCTACTcatactgctctgcagacagaatGGG caAATAGTGGGATCAGATATTGCAGAGCTACTAATGCAGAGCTCACATCCAAATGGAAGCTGGGAGTCAGAAGCCCCCACGCTCATTGACTTCAGCGAAGGCACAACTGCTGAAGCACCCCCACAAAAAGGAGAAGACCTGCTCACAGggaactgcagcagcttcagctctgaGACCTCACAGAAGGCCCTGCAGAGCTACacccagctgctgctggctggaagaaaaaag GAGGCCTTGGAGTCAGCCATGAGCAGCGGCCTGTGGGGGCACGCACTTTTTCTGGCCAGCAAAATGGACAGCAGGTCCTATACCACCGTGCTGAGCAG GTTTACAGGCCAGCTAACAGCCAGTGATCCTCTCCAGACTCTCTTCCAGCTGCTGTCTGGGAGAATCCCTACTGTAGCCACG tgctgtggaaatgaaaaatcGGGAGACTGGAGGCCCCATCTGGCCGTCATGCTTTCCAATGAGACGGGAGATCCCGCTGTTCATCAGAAGGCAATCATCACCATGGGAGACACTCTTG CCTCAAAAGGCCTCATTCATGCCGCCCATATGTGCTACCTGACAGCCGGTGTTCCCTTCGGACTGTTCACACAGAAGGCAGACAGACTGGTGCTCCTCGGCAGCAGCCACAG GCAATCTTTCAAAGACTTTGCCACGAATTCTGCCATCCAGTGCACCGAGTTGTATGAATACTGCCAGACAATTGGAAGCAAATGCTTCTTAATATCTGCCTTCCAG GTGTACAAGTTCCTGTATGCTTGTCGACTGCTGGATTGTGGGCTCGCGTCTCAGGCCTTCCATTACTGTGAGGTGGTAGGACAGGCGATCGTCAGACAGAAGGAGCCTTTCTTTGTGCTGACTACTGAAGTTATTAAG CtggcagacagactgagacactCTGAAGGTCAGTTCAGTGAGGCAGGTGTAAGTGGAGCTGGGCAGGAACCTGACTGGCTGAAACAGCTGCGTGCTCGGCACCACAGTTTCCAG ATGGGGAACTACGACTGCACGGAAACAGATCAACCAGCGCCTGCTTCGGCAT CATCTGGCTTTGATGACCGAAGTTGTGACATCCAGAGTCCTGAGCCTGAACTCCTTTATTACGGAGGCATCGATGATCAAGAAAACATTCTGCATGAGACTGAAAGAACCACTGAACAAATGACAGCATTATCATGTGATGACGGAGGAGCTCAGGATTG GCTGCGATCCAACCCTCCAATTCCAGCAACCGTAGTTTATGCGCCCTCAGTGCCCACAGCGGCCCAGAGCCAAGACTTAAGTTATCATAACACAGATAGTGTGCAAGTCAGAAGTCCCACACTACATTGTCCTCTGAGCGATCTGCCGTCCGTGGCTGAGG AGGCTGCGTCATCCTCTGGAACAGTCATG gtcgtggggggtgctggagccaatcccagctcacattgg ACGGCCGGCCAGATTCTTGGGGCGGACATCGGTCAAGGAGGACAAGACCAGCAGACCGTACCACCAAATGTTGAATCCTCTGAGCAGATGAATGACTCTCCTAAGCAG AGCACCAAGGCTGGGTGGTTCAGTGGTTGGTTCGCATCAAAGCCCAAAGCTCTCCAAAAGGAGAGCTCAGAGCAGAGAGGCCCACCTCAAACA GCTGTACCACCTACAGCTGGATCCCAGCAGCCCTCCTCTAGCGGGATAAATCCTTTTTCAAGGAAAGCAG GCCAGCAGTTGGGGTAG
- the znf648 gene encoding zinc finger protein 648 has protein sequence MADEKGNERGHQERHCISHSLQDEQFIGETDSFKADPLVDGICVDVNSLSENSDTGILYLNPQTPNWSLVEKFAELSHTKLTGVENQDHSSPANTIYPEILDAAQRKRDASGKRRASKLKEQMVEEYCPGPGRSETEKKNVNRHSVKKLLKKHKDEKFQQLLQTMKKRTGVDREHRPFKCTHCDWAFNKLCNLQSHLQTHSGLKPHVCDICGKAYSHQGTLQQHKRLHTGERPYHCPFCVKTYIWSSDYRKHIRTHTGEKPYVCDTCGKDFIRSSDLRKHERNMHTNDKPFPCTHCGKTFNKPLSLKRHERKHLGEKPFSCPDCGKTFALPSRMAEHQKTHAGVRPYVCSVCSKCFTKSSNLTEHQAIHSGARPYKCTECGVAFAMASRLVRHQYSHNKKEPHSCSSCSKNFSQLATLKIHQEQTCSGRIFVCVECDKSFQCAAKLAKHMLNHRDKNESEPESV, from the coding sequence ATGGCAGATGAAAAAGGCAATGAAAGAGGACATCAAGAAAGACACTGCATATCTCATTCACTCCAAGATGAACAGTTTATAGGCGAGACTGACAGTTTTAAGGCGGACCCTTTAGTTGATGGCATTTGTGTGGATGTGAACTCACTGTCAGAGAATAGCGACACCGGGATCCTGTATCTAAATCCTCAAACACCTAACTGGTCTCTGGTGGAGAAGTTTGCCGAGCTTTCTCACACCAAACTAACTGGAGTTGAAAACCAAGACCACAGCAGTCCGGCAAACACAATATATCCTGAGATATTGGATGCtgcacaaaggaaaagagatgCCTCAGGGAAACGGAGGGCATCCAAACTCAAAGAGCAAATGGTGGAGGAGTATTGTCCTGGACCAGGAAGGAGTGAGAccgaaaagaaaaatgtgaatcgTCATTCTGTGAAGAAATTACTTAAGAAGCACAAAGATGAAAAGTTCCAGCAGCTTTTGCAGACGATGAAAAAGCGCACTGGAGTTGACAGAGAGCACCGTCCCTTCAAGTGCACACACTGCGACTGGGCTTTTAACAAGTTGTGCAATCTGCAGAGtcacctgcaaacacacagcggCCTCAAGCCACATGTGTGTGATATATGCGGCAAGGCTTACTCCCATCAGGGAACTCTGCAGCAACACAAGCGTCTACACACAGGCGAAAGACCTTATCACTGCCCCTTCTGTGTCAAGACTTATATTTGGTCCTCAGATTACCGCAAACATATCCGCACACACACTGGTGAAAAGCCTTACGTCTGTGACACTTGTGGCAAGGATTTCATCCGCTCCTCTGACCTGAGGAAGCATGAGCGGAACATGCACACCAATGACAAGCCCTTTCCATGCACCCACTGTGGCAAGACCTTTAATAAACCCCTCTCCCTGAAGCGTCATGAGCGGAAGCACCTGGGAGAAAAGCCTTTCTCCTGCCCTGACTGTGGGAAGACATTTGCTCTGCCCAGTCGTATGGCAGAACACCAGAAGACCCACGCAGGAGTGCGTCCGTATGTGTGCTCAGTTTGCTCCAAGTGTTTTACAAAGTCCTCCAATCTGACCGAGCACCAGGCCATTCACAGCGGAGCTCGGCCCTATAAGTGCACAGAGTGCGGCGTGGCGTTTGCCATGGCCTCCCGCCTTGTTCGTCACCAGTACAGCCACAATAAGAAAGAAccccacagctgcagcagctgcagcaagaACTTTAGCCAGCTGGCAACCCTGAAGATTCACCAGGAGCAGACCTGTTCCGGCAGGATCTTCGTCTGTGTGGAGTGTGACAAATCTTTCCAGTGTGCTGCAAAACTCGCGAAGCATATGTTGAACCACAGGGACAAGAATGAGTCTGAGCCTGAGTCTGTTTAA